The DNA region GCCGTGCGCCCCAGCTGGGCCGCGTCCTGGGCGACCACCGTCACGCCGGGGCTCAGCAGGTCGGCCAGCTCGATGTCGTCGAAGCCGACGAGGGCCACGGGGCGGGCCAGGCCCGCGAGGACGCGCACGACCGTGACCGTCACGCGGTTGTTGCCCGCGAAGACGGCGGTGACGGGGGAGGGGCCCGACAGCATCGACTCGGCCGCGTGCCGGACCCGGTCGGGGTCCGTGGGGCCGAGCGACACCCAGGACTCGTCGACCTCGATGTCCGCCTCCGCCATCGCCGCGCGGTAGCCGCGCAGCCGTTCTATCGCGGTGTGGATGCGCGGCTGGTCACCGATGAAGCCGATCCGGCGATGACCGTGGGCGACCAGGTGCGCCACGCCGTCGCGCGCGCCCCCGAAGCTGTCGGAGAGCACCACGTCCGCGTCGATCCGCCCCGGCGGCCGGTCCACGAACACCGTCGCGACACCGGCGGCGATCTCCGGCTCCAGATAGCGGTGGTCGTCGCCCGCCGGAATCACCACGAGCCCGTCCACCCGGCGGGCGCACAGGGCGAGCACCAACTCCTGCTCGCGGTCCGGGTCCTCGGCGCTCGAGCCGTTGATCAGCAGCGCCCCGTGCGCGCGGGCGACCTCCTCCACGGCTCGGCTGAGCGGCCCGTAGAACGGGTCGGCCAGGTCCTCAAGGACCAGGCCGATGCTCGCCGTACGGCCCTTGCGCAG from Streptomyces flavofungini includes:
- a CDS encoding LacI family DNA-binding transcriptional regulator; the encoded protein is MAETARTPVSRLRTDGRTPDGTADSKSRYGNRPTMKDVAARAGVGLKTVSRVVNGEPGVTPDTERRVQEAIEALGFRRNDSARVLRKGRTASIGLVLEDLADPFYGPLSRAVEEVARAHGALLINGSSAEDPDREQELVLALCARRVDGLVVIPAGDDHRYLEPEIAAGVATVFVDRPPGRIDADVVLSDSFGGARDGVAHLVAHGHRRIGFIGDQPRIHTAIERLRGYRAAMAEADIEVDESWVSLGPTDPDRVRHAAESMLSGPSPVTAVFAGNNRVTVTVVRVLAGLARPVALVGFDDIELADLLSPGVTVVAQDAAQLGRTAAERLFRQLDGASDTPERIELPTRLITRGSGELPPSA